One Hippoglossus hippoglossus isolate fHipHip1 chromosome 13, fHipHip1.pri, whole genome shotgun sequence genomic window carries:
- the spred3 gene encoding LOW QUALITY PROTEIN: sprouty-related, EVH1 domain-containing protein 3 (The sequence of the model RefSeq protein was modified relative to this genomic sequence to represent the inferred CDS: deleted 1 base in 1 codon), with protein sequence MEGDVRVRAVVMTRDDSSGGWVPLGGGGLSHVVICRGRTRDDRGRREYIIRGERLRDRAPVLECAVQRGLVYNKVNPIFHHWRVDERKFGLMFQSPADAISFEKGLQAVLDKLDRGSDSPSSSTPEEADTEDDGQASHTGSESSSNSRKEMLPKPITIVTSESSSTCFVLSEEFSFASGHAVTTQTPAQIHSRPGQHQLSQMTSVLNPPSPPPPPPAPPTPPLGPPASSPLSPLSPTISLLEEGDLRSVDPCKDLWGSRGYEDYRRAGATRTMVGGLTGGVVVSAGGSLQDKSELCVVRFEKDVAGVGTAGCEVTVSLDSKASQRLSSSSPTCMSMPNAVSGVSSGAGSPQETCKGSPSPCCIHASLATPRSRTRKRGGGASSSDQGAISPDDDSPCPQGSSSCSSRCVYCRSVFSASENGRGRCRDAPDPAMHCLRQWTCVWCAESLLYHCMSDSEGEFWEPCSCEESMGGHPHPLCCARWLALLALSLFVPCMCCYLPLRACLRCGERCGCCGGKHKAVR encoded by the exons ATGGAGGGCGA TGTGCGTGTTCGTGCAGTGGTGATGACACGTGACGACTCCAGTGGCGGTTGGGTGCCCCTTGGAGGTGGCGGCCTCAGTCATGTGGTCATATGTAGGGGGCGGACACGCGACGACCGGGGGCGGCGAGAATACATCATACGTGGAGAGCGGCTGCGAGACCGAGcc CCGGTGTTGGAGTGTGCAGTGCAGAGGGGGCTAGTGTACAACAAGGTGAACCCCATCTTCCATCACTGGCGAGTGGACGAGCGAAAGTTTGGCCTCATGTTCCAGAGTCCTGCCGACGCCATCTCCTTTGAGAAGGGGCTGCAGGCCGTCCTAGACAAGCTCGACAGAG GCTCGGACTCGCCCTCGTCCTCCACGCCAGAAGAGGCCGACACCGAGGATGACGGCCAAGCT TCCCATACAGGAAGTGAGTCGTCATCCAACAGCAGAAAGGAGATGCTTCCCAAGCCCATCACCATAGTGACGAGCGAGTCGTCGTCCACCTGCTTCGTGCTGTCGGAGGAGTTCAGCTTTGCGTCCGGCCACGCTGTCACCACGCAGACACCTGCTCAG ATCCACTCCAGGCCGGGACAGCACCAGCTCTCACAAATGACGTCTGTGTTGAATCCCCCttcacccccaccaccacctcctgctCCACCGACTCCTCCTTTGGGTCCTCCAGCCTCATCCCCCCTGTCCCCCCTCTCACCCACCATTTCTCTGCTGGAGGAGGGGGACCTTCGCAGTGTGGACCCATGCAAAGACCTGTGGGGTTCTAGAGGTTATGAGGACTACCGACGGGCGGGGGCCACCAGGACTATGGTCGGGGGGCTGACTGGGGGG GTGGTGGTCAGTGCTGGAGGGAGCCTGCAGGACAAGTCGGAGCTGTGCGTGGTTCGCTTTGAGAAGGACGTGGCCGGAGTGGGGACGGCCGGCTGTGAAGTGACAGTGAGCTTGGACAGTAAAGCGTCACAGCGTCTGTCCTCGTCCTCACCTACCTGTATGTCCATGCCCAACGCTGTGTCAGGCGTGTCCTCAGGTGCCGGCTCACCCCAGGAGACGTGCAAAGGCTCGCCCTCTCCGTGCTGCATCCACGCCTCACTGGCCACGCCGCGGTCACGGACTCgtaagagaggaggaggggcaaGCAGCAGCGACCAGGGGGCTATATCCCCTGATGACGACAGCCCCTGTCCTCAGGGGTCATCGTCGTGCTCCTCTCGATGTGTGTACTGCCGCTCGGTTTTCAGCGCTTCGGAAAACGGGCGGGGCCGCTGCAGAGATGCCCCCGACCCGGCCATGCACTGCCTACGCCAGTGGACCTGTGTGTGGTGCGCAGAGAGTCTGCTCTACCACTGCATGTCGGACTCGGAGGGAGAATTCTGGGAGCCTTGCTCGTGTGAAGAGTCGATGGGGGGCCACCCGCACCCCCTTTGCTGTGCCCGCTGGTTGGCCCTCCTGGCCCTGTCGCTCTTCGTGCCCTGCATGTGCTGCTACCTGCCTTTGCGCGCCTGCCTGCGGTGTGGCGAGAGGTGTGGCTGCTGCGGGGGAAAGCACAAGGCGGTCCGATGA
- the psmd8 gene encoding 26S proteasome non-ATPase regulatory subunit 8 yields the protein MALKETAGLYETLKGEWNKKNPNLSKCGDLLIKLKVSLLELNFLPTSGSALTKQQLILARDVLEIGALWSILKKDIPSFERYMAQLKCYYFDYKDELPEAAYMHQLLGLNLLFLLSQNRVSEFHTELERLSARDIQTNIYIRHPVSLEQYLMEGNYNKVFLAKGNIPAESYTFFIDILLDTIRDEIAGCIEKAYEQIQFAEATRVLFFSTPKKMTDYAKKRGWSLSPDGYYSFTTQQQRTEEVTIPSTELAQQVIEYARQLEMIV from the exons ATGGCGTTGAAAGAGACCGCGGGGCTGTACGAGACCCTGAAGGGAGAGTGGAACAAGAAGAACCCGAACCTGAGCAAGTGTGGAGACCTGCTCATCAAGCTCAAG GTTTCATTGCTGGAGCTGAACTTTTTACCAACCAGCGGGTCTGCACTCACCAAGCAGCAGCTCATTCTAGCTC gggatGTTCTTGAAATCGGAGCCTTGTGGAGTATCCTCAAGAAGGACATCCCGTCCTTCGAGAGATACATGGCCCAGCTCAAATGTTACTACTTTGATTACAA GGATGAGCTGCCCGAAGCCGCATACATGCACCAGCTGCTTGGACTGAACCTGCTCTTCCTGCTCTCACAGAACCGTGTGTCTGAGTTTCACACAGAGCTGGAGCGACTGAGTGCTCGAGATATTCAGACCAACATCTACATCAGACACCCAGTGTCCTTAGAGCAG TACTTGATGGAAGGAAACTACAACAAGGTCTTTCTTGCCAAAGGCAACATTCCTGCCGAGAGCTACACGTTTTTTATAGATATTCTGCTTGACACAATTCG TGATGAGATCGCAGGTTGCATAGAGAAAGCATACGAGCAGATCCAGTTCGCTGAAGCCACTCGAGTGCTTTTCTTCAGTACCCCCAAAAAGATGACTGACTATGCCAAGAAG AGAGGATGGAGTTTAAGCCCCGATGGTTACTACTCCTTCACCACTCAGCAGCAGCGGACAGAAGAGGTGACCATTCCCTCCACTGAGCTGGCACAACAGGTCATCGAATATGCACGACAGCTGGAAATGATTGTGTAA
- the nup88 gene encoding nucleoporin 88, with product MAAFGAERWVSELPNHTIFRKIREKSEPDRNRSERGAAKNLTFCLGGDFFVWDDAERLFYTTNLRQLNAEEGRSGGGDCQTLLCINPPLFEVNRVSLSPTQHHVALVGQRGVSVLELPQRWGKRSEFEGGRSVINCKTIPVAERFFTSSQSVSLRQAAWYPSDNGEPHLVLLTSDNTIRFYGLKSPHTPVRVLPLSQSDDGGSGHPPVCSYAASLGEIAVAFDFGPVSSPPRQLAARFPKEQLVYPLYILYENGETYVSYTSQTTGVTLSKPVGPLPMYPAAEDNYGYDACAILCLPCVPSILVIATETGTLYHCVVLEPEEEEETRAVEKWIRGAEAVPALYVFECVELELTLKVATGEDEEPPEFDFTCPIRLHRDPLCQHRYHCTHEAGVHSVGLIWVNKLQKFLQSNEEDKDSLQELAAEKRCIVEHILCTRPLQTSQSAPVLGFLIVSDLSLGATMICITSIYECILLPLLSSIRPPSPSLLCSHLGPGSVNSPLRGLANDSFEHHIRNILARSSTNPLVLKAGDKDSSPAPQECLQLLSRATQVFREEYILKQDMAREEMQRRVKLLTGQKKKQLEELSLCFEERKSLTEAAERLADKYEDAKYRQETIMNRVKKVLVSVQSQLPVLSNSEKDMKKELQTIGDKLKHLDNCIKQVNMKMEYQKTQVDKDAPAARTSVSLNAQQKKVVQDVLREQGQQIGDMMKQIKDIKNHFSF from the coding sequence atggcggcgttcggCGCGGAGCGGTGGGTGAGCGAGTTGCCGAACCACACGATCTTCAGGAAAATACGGGAGAAGTCGGAGCCGGACCGTAACCGGAGCGAGAGGGGGGCCGCGAAGAACCTGACCTTTTGTCTGGGGGGAGACTTCTTCGTGTGGGACGACGCGGAGCGCCTGTTCTACACCACCAACCTGCGGCAGCTGAACGCGGAGGAGGGACGCAGCGGCGGCGGGGACTGTCAGACCCTCCTGTGCATCAACCCGCCGCTGTTCGAGGTGAACCGGGTGTCGCTGAGTCCCACGCAGCACCACGTCGCGCTGGTCGGGCAGCGCGGGGTCTCGGTGCTCGAGCTGCCGCAGCGCTGGGGGAAGAGGTCCGAGTTCGAGGGCGGACGGAGCGTGATCAACTGCAAGACCATCCCCGTGGCGGAGCGCTTCTTCACCAGCTCGCAGTCCGTGAGCCTGCGCCAGGCCGCCTGGTACCCCAGCGACAACGGCGAGCCCCACCTGGTGCTGCTCACGTCCGACAACACCATCCGGTTTTACGGGCTGAAGTCGCCCCACACGCCGGTGAGAGTCCTGCCGCTGTCGCAGTCTGATGATGGCGGCAGCGGCCATCCTCCGGTCTGCTCCTACGCAGCTTCTCTGGGGGAGATCGCGGTGGCGTTTGACTTCGGGCCGGTGTCGTCTCCCCCCCGGCAGCTGGCGGCCCGGTTCCCCAAGGAGCAGCTGGTGTATCCCCTGTACATCCTCTACGAAAACGGGGAGACCTACGTGAGCTACACAAGCCAGACAACCGGTGTGACTCTGAGCAAACCTGTCGGACCCCTCCCCATGTACCCAGCAGCAGAGGACAACTACGGCTACGATGCTTGTGCCATTCTCTGCCTGCCATGCGTGCCCAGTATCCTGGTCATCGCCACGGAGACGGGCACCCTGTACCACTGTGTGGTGCTGGagccggaggaagaggaggagacgcgGGCGGTGGAGAAGTGGATCCGAGGTGCAGAGGCAGTGCCAGCTCTCTATGTCTTCGAGtgtgtggagctggagctcaCCCTGAAAGTGGCGACGGGAGAGGACGAGGAGCCTCCGGAGTTTGACTTCACCTGCCCCATCAGACTGCACAGAGACCCCCTGTGCCAGCACCGGTATCACTGCACCCACGAAGCAGGCGTGCACAGCGTGGGCCTGATCTGGGTCAACAAGCTGCAGAAGTTCCTCCAGTCCAACGAGGAGGATAAGGACAGTCTCCAGGAGCTGGCTGCTGAGAAGCGCTGCATCGTTGAGCACATTCTGTGCACCAGGCCACTCCAAACCAGCCAGTCAGCTCCGGTTCTCGGCTTCTTGATTGTGTCTGATCTTTCCCTCGGGGCCACCATGATCTGCATCACCAGCATCTACGAGTGCATCCTCTTGCCCCTGCTGAGCTCGATTCGTCCTCCCTCgccttctctgctctgctcccatCTAGGCCCGGGCTCTGTTAACTCCCCTCTGCGCGGGCTGGCCAACGACTCCTTCGAGCACCACATCCGCAACATCCTGGCACGAAGCTCCACCAATCCCCTTGTGCTGAAGGCAGGAGACAAGGATTCATCACCAGCCCCTCAGGAgtgtctgcagctcctcagcagAGCCACGCAGGTCTTCCGCGAGGAGTACATCCTCAAGCAGGACATGGCCCGCGAGGAGATGCAGAGAAGAGTAAAGCTCCTGACGGGTCAGAAGAaaaagcagctggaggagctgtcTCTGTGCTTCGAGGAGAGGAAGAGTCTGACAGAGGCAGCGGAGAGGCTGGCCGACAAGTACGAAGATGCAAAGTATCGGCAGGAAACCATTATGAACAGGGTTAAAAAAGTGCTGGTCAGTGTGCAGAGCCAGCTGCCCGTCCTGTCCAACAGCGAGAAGGACATGAAGAAGGAGCTGCAGACCATCGGCGATAAACTGAAGCACCTGGACAACTGCATCAAGCAGGTGAACATGAAGATGGAATACCAGAAGACACAGGTGGACAAGGACGCGCCCGCGGCCAGGACATCGGTCTCACTCAACGCCCAGCAGAAAAAGGTGGTCCAGGATGTCCTCAGAGAACAGGGACAGCAAATCGGTGACATGATGAAGCAGATAAAGGACATCAAAAACCACTTCAGTTTCTAA